CGGCGGTCACCGGCGCCGGTTAGGCTCGCCGACGTGACCGACGTGGACGAGGCAGCCCCCACTCCCGCCGGTCGGCGGCGAGGCCGCAAGCAGGCCGGCGCCAAGAAGCCGATGCCGCTGTGGCAGGAGACGATCCTGCTGCTCGCGCTGGCCCTGGTGCTGGCGATCGTCATCAAGAGCCTGTTCGTGCAGGCCTTCTACATCCCGTCGCCGTCGATGGAGCCGCAGTTCGTCGAGAACGACCGGATCCTGGTCCAGAAGGTCTCCTACTGGGGCAGCGGCACCCCGCAGCGCGGCGACATCGTCGTCTTCGAGGACCCGGGTGGCTGGCTCGACCCCGCCGACTCCGCGGGCCCGACCAACCCGGTCGCGAAGGTCCTGGAGCGGGTCGGGCTCTACCCGGCCGGTGGCCACCTCGTGAAGCGCGTCATGGCCGTGGGCGGCGACCACATCGTGTGCTGCGACAGCCGGGGCCGCATCACGGTCAACGACCGCGCGCTCGACGAGACCGGCTACCTCCCGAAGGGGATGGACCCCTCCGACATGACCTTCGACAAGACGGTCCCGGCCGGCGACCTGTGGGTGATGGGCGACAACCGCTCCTTCTCGGCCGACTCGCGCTACCACACCGGGGGTGCCGGCGGCGGCTTCGTCGACCAGGACCTCGTCGTGGGCCGGGTGTTCGCGCTGATCTGGCCCTGGGGCCGCGCCGAGCTGATCCACCGCCCCGCCACCTTCGCCGACGTGCCCGACGCGAAGTCGGCCACGGACTGAGCTCCGCATGACCGGCCTTCCCCGGGGGACCACCGTGCGGCGCGACGCGGGCCTCTACGGCTACGAGCGCGCGCTGCGGCGCGCCGGCCTGGCGCCGGTCGCCGGGGTCGACGAGGCCGGCCGCGGAGCCTGCGCCGGGCCCCTGGTCGCGGCCGCGGCGATCCTGCCCGAGGGCCGCTCGGGCATCGTCCCGGGCCTGGCCGACTCCAAGCTGCTCACCGCCCGGGCGCGGGAGCGCTGCTACGACCAGGTGGTGCGCCGGGCGCTCGCGTGGTCCGTGGTGGTGGTCGAGCCGGGGGAGTGCGACCGGCTGGGCATGCACGTCGCCAACGTCGAGGCGCTGCGACGGGCGCTGGCCCGG
This genomic interval from Nocardioides scoriae contains the following:
- the lepB gene encoding signal peptidase I, which gives rise to MTDVDEAAPTPAGRRRGRKQAGAKKPMPLWQETILLLALALVLAIVIKSLFVQAFYIPSPSMEPQFVENDRILVQKVSYWGSGTPQRGDIVVFEDPGGWLDPADSAGPTNPVAKVLERVGLYPAGGHLVKRVMAVGGDHIVCCDSRGRITVNDRALDETGYLPKGMDPSDMTFDKTVPAGDLWVMGDNRSFSADSRYHTGGAGGGFVDQDLVVGRVFALIWPWGRAELIHRPATFADVPDAKSATD